In a genomic window of Muntiacus reevesi chromosome 1, mMunRee1.1, whole genome shotgun sequence:
- the ZBTB7A gene encoding zinc finger and BTB domain-containing protein 7A isoform X1 has product MGSRTEPAPSQLADFALEVSARKMAGGVDGPIGIPFPDHSSDILSGLNEQRTQGLLCDVVILVEGREFPTHRSVLAACSQYFKKLFTSGAVVDQQNVYEIDFVSAEALTALMDFAYTATLTVSTANVGDILSAARLLEIPAVSHVCADLLDRQILAADAGADAGQLDLVDQIDQRNLLRAKEYLEFFQTNPMNSLPATAAASFPWSAFGASDDDLDATKEAVAAAVAAVAAGDCNGLDFYGPGPPAERPPAGDGDEGDSNPGLWPERDEDAPAGGLFPTPVVPPSTATQNGHYGRGGEEEAASLSEAAPEPGDSPGFLSGAAEGEDADGADADGLAASTLLQQMMSSVGRAGAATAGDSDEESRADDKGVVDYYLKYFSGAHDGDVYPAWSQKVEKKIRAKAFQKCPICEKVIQGAGKLPRHIRTHTGEKPYECNICKVRFTRQDKLKVHMRKHTGEKPYLCQQCGAAFAHNYDLKNHMRVHTGLRPYQCDSCCKTFVRSDHLHRHLKKDGCNGVPSRRGRKPRVRGGALGGPDPAPAPGAPAPPPPGAPAPPDSPEDDTAAAARRNGQEKHFKDEDEEEDEASPDGLGRLNVASAAGGGDGGSGATTADGSFAAGLA; this is encoded by the exons ATGGGTTCAAGGACAGAGCCCGCTCCTTCCCAACTGGCTGACTTCGCACTTGAA GTCTCGGCGCGGAAGATGGCCGGCGGCGTGGACGGCCCCATCGGGATCCCGTTCCCCGACCACAGCAGTGACATCCTGAGCGGACTCAACGAGCAGCGGACGCAGGGCCTGCTGTGTGACGTGGTGATCCTGGTAGAGGGCCGCGAATTCCCCACGCACCGCTCGGTGCTAGCCGCCTGCAGCCAGTACTTCAAGAAGTTGTTCACATCAGGCGCTGTGGTGGACCAGCAGAACGTGTACGAGATCGACTTCGTCAGCGCTGAGGCACTCACGGCCCTCATGGACTTCGCCTACACGGCCACACTCACTGTCAGCACGGCCAACGTGGGCGATATCCTCAGCGCCGCCCGCCTGCTCGAGATCCCCGCTGTGAGCCACGTGTGCGCCGACCTCCTCGACCGGCAGATCCTGGCAGCCGACGCAGGCGCCGATGCCGGGCAGCTGGACCTCGTAGATCAAATTGATCAGCGAAACCTCCTTCGCGCCAAGGAGTACCTCGAGTTCTTCCAGACCAATCCCATGAACAGCCTGCCCGCCACCGCGGCCGCCTCCTTCCCATGGTCTGCCTTTGGCGCATCCGATGATGACCTGGATGCCACCAAGGAGGCCGTGGCCGCCGCCGTGGCCGCCGTGGCTGCTGGCGACTGCAATGGCTTGGATTTCTACGGGCCCGGCCCCCCGGCTGAGCGGCCCCCAGCCGGGGATGGGGATGAGGGCGACAGCAACCCAGGTCTGTGGCCAGAGCGGGATGAGGACGCCCCGGCAGGGGGCCTCTTCCCAACCCCCGTGGTCCCACCATCCACCGCCACGCAGAACGGCCATTACGGccggggcggggaggaggaggcggcCTCACTGTCGGAGGCAGCCCCGGAGCCAGGCGACTCTCCGGGCTTCCTGTCAGGCGCGGCTGAAGGCGAGGACGCGGACGGGGCTGATGCGGACGGGCTGGCGGCCAGCACGCTGCTGCAGCAGATGATGTCGTCGGTGGGCCGGGCGGGGGCGGCCACGGCGGGGGACAGCGACGAGGAGTCACGGGCGGACGACAAGGGCGTTGTGGACTACTACCTGAAGTACTTCAGCGGCGCCCACGACGGGGACGTCTACCCGGCCTGGTCACAGAAGGTGGAGAAGAAGATCCGGGCCAAGGCCTTCCAGAAGTGCCCCATCTGTGAGAAGGTCATCCAGGGTGCTGGCAAGCTGCCGCGCCACATCCGGACCCACACAGGCGAGAAGCCCTACGAGTGTAACATCTGCAAGGTCCGATTCACCAG GCAGGACAAGCTCAAGGTGCACATGAGGAAGCACACGGGCGAGAAGCCGTACCTGTGCCAGCAGTGCGGGGCGGCCTTCGCGCACAACTACGACCTGAAGAACCACATGCGCGTGCACACCGGCCTGCGGCCTTACCAGTGCGACAGCTGCTGCAAGACGTTCGTGCGCTCCGACCACCTGCACAGACACCTCAAGAAGGACGGCTGCAACGGCGTGCCCTCGCGCCGTGGCCGCAAGCCCCGTGTGCGGGGCGGGGCGCTTGGGGGGCCCGACCCCGCTCCAGCCCCGGGGGCCCCCGCGCCCCCACCGCCtggcgcccccgccccgcccgacTCGCCCGAAGATGACACCGCTGCCGCCGCGCGGCGCAATGGCCAGGAGAAGCACTTTAAGGacgaggacgaggaggaggacgAGGCTAGCCCCGATGGCCTGGGCAGGTTGAATGTAGCGAGCGCCGCAGGGGGAGGCGACGGGGGCTCCGGGGCCACCACCGCCGACGGCAGCTTCGCGGCCGGACTCGcttga
- the ZBTB7A gene encoding zinc finger and BTB domain-containing protein 7A isoform X2 yields the protein MAGGVDGPIGIPFPDHSSDILSGLNEQRTQGLLCDVVILVEGREFPTHRSVLAACSQYFKKLFTSGAVVDQQNVYEIDFVSAEALTALMDFAYTATLTVSTANVGDILSAARLLEIPAVSHVCADLLDRQILAADAGADAGQLDLVDQIDQRNLLRAKEYLEFFQTNPMNSLPATAAASFPWSAFGASDDDLDATKEAVAAAVAAVAAGDCNGLDFYGPGPPAERPPAGDGDEGDSNPGLWPERDEDAPAGGLFPTPVVPPSTATQNGHYGRGGEEEAASLSEAAPEPGDSPGFLSGAAEGEDADGADADGLAASTLLQQMMSSVGRAGAATAGDSDEESRADDKGVVDYYLKYFSGAHDGDVYPAWSQKVEKKIRAKAFQKCPICEKVIQGAGKLPRHIRTHTGEKPYECNICKVRFTRQDKLKVHMRKHTGEKPYLCQQCGAAFAHNYDLKNHMRVHTGLRPYQCDSCCKTFVRSDHLHRHLKKDGCNGVPSRRGRKPRVRGGALGGPDPAPAPGAPAPPPPGAPAPPDSPEDDTAAAARRNGQEKHFKDEDEEEDEASPDGLGRLNVASAAGGGDGGSGATTADGSFAAGLA from the exons ATGGCCGGCGGCGTGGACGGCCCCATCGGGATCCCGTTCCCCGACCACAGCAGTGACATCCTGAGCGGACTCAACGAGCAGCGGACGCAGGGCCTGCTGTGTGACGTGGTGATCCTGGTAGAGGGCCGCGAATTCCCCACGCACCGCTCGGTGCTAGCCGCCTGCAGCCAGTACTTCAAGAAGTTGTTCACATCAGGCGCTGTGGTGGACCAGCAGAACGTGTACGAGATCGACTTCGTCAGCGCTGAGGCACTCACGGCCCTCATGGACTTCGCCTACACGGCCACACTCACTGTCAGCACGGCCAACGTGGGCGATATCCTCAGCGCCGCCCGCCTGCTCGAGATCCCCGCTGTGAGCCACGTGTGCGCCGACCTCCTCGACCGGCAGATCCTGGCAGCCGACGCAGGCGCCGATGCCGGGCAGCTGGACCTCGTAGATCAAATTGATCAGCGAAACCTCCTTCGCGCCAAGGAGTACCTCGAGTTCTTCCAGACCAATCCCATGAACAGCCTGCCCGCCACCGCGGCCGCCTCCTTCCCATGGTCTGCCTTTGGCGCATCCGATGATGACCTGGATGCCACCAAGGAGGCCGTGGCCGCCGCCGTGGCCGCCGTGGCTGCTGGCGACTGCAATGGCTTGGATTTCTACGGGCCCGGCCCCCCGGCTGAGCGGCCCCCAGCCGGGGATGGGGATGAGGGCGACAGCAACCCAGGTCTGTGGCCAGAGCGGGATGAGGACGCCCCGGCAGGGGGCCTCTTCCCAACCCCCGTGGTCCCACCATCCACCGCCACGCAGAACGGCCATTACGGccggggcggggaggaggaggcggcCTCACTGTCGGAGGCAGCCCCGGAGCCAGGCGACTCTCCGGGCTTCCTGTCAGGCGCGGCTGAAGGCGAGGACGCGGACGGGGCTGATGCGGACGGGCTGGCGGCCAGCACGCTGCTGCAGCAGATGATGTCGTCGGTGGGCCGGGCGGGGGCGGCCACGGCGGGGGACAGCGACGAGGAGTCACGGGCGGACGACAAGGGCGTTGTGGACTACTACCTGAAGTACTTCAGCGGCGCCCACGACGGGGACGTCTACCCGGCCTGGTCACAGAAGGTGGAGAAGAAGATCCGGGCCAAGGCCTTCCAGAAGTGCCCCATCTGTGAGAAGGTCATCCAGGGTGCTGGCAAGCTGCCGCGCCACATCCGGACCCACACAGGCGAGAAGCCCTACGAGTGTAACATCTGCAAGGTCCGATTCACCAG GCAGGACAAGCTCAAGGTGCACATGAGGAAGCACACGGGCGAGAAGCCGTACCTGTGCCAGCAGTGCGGGGCGGCCTTCGCGCACAACTACGACCTGAAGAACCACATGCGCGTGCACACCGGCCTGCGGCCTTACCAGTGCGACAGCTGCTGCAAGACGTTCGTGCGCTCCGACCACCTGCACAGACACCTCAAGAAGGACGGCTGCAACGGCGTGCCCTCGCGCCGTGGCCGCAAGCCCCGTGTGCGGGGCGGGGCGCTTGGGGGGCCCGACCCCGCTCCAGCCCCGGGGGCCCCCGCGCCCCCACCGCCtggcgcccccgccccgcccgacTCGCCCGAAGATGACACCGCTGCCGCCGCGCGGCGCAATGGCCAGGAGAAGCACTTTAAGGacgaggacgaggaggaggacgAGGCTAGCCCCGATGGCCTGGGCAGGTTGAATGTAGCGAGCGCCGCAGGGGGAGGCGACGGGGGCTCCGGGGCCACCACCGCCGACGGCAGCTTCGCGGCCGGACTCGcttga